Within the Gordonia westfalica genome, the region CTTCGCGTTCAGCGACTTGTGGACATGGGCCGACAGGAAGGGCGTGACGTCGCCGCCGAGCTTGGCCACCTCCTTGACCAGCGAACTCGACACATGAGCGAACCGGGGGTCGGTGAGGAGGAAGACGGTCTCCACGTCGGCCAGAGCACGGTTCATCTGGGCCATCGGGACCTCGTAGTCGAAGTCCACCGCCGAGCGCAACCCCTTGACGATCGTGTGGATCGACTCCTGCTTCAGATACTCGACGAGAAGCCCCTCCCAGCGATCGACCCGAACGCCGGGCAGATCGGCGCAGTCCTCCTCGATGAGGGCGATGCGCTCGTCGACGCTGAACATCCCACGCTTGTTGGGATTGACCACCACGGTGATGACCACCTCGTCAAAACACGCCGCGGCGCGTTCGACCACGTACCGGTGGCCGAGGGTGAAGGGATCGAAGGAACCGGGACACACTGCCGTCGTCATGGCCTGAACTTACCGTCAGGTCTCCGACACGAGGCAGGTCAGGCGCCGGTGAACTCCCCGACCTCGACGCGGGTGTCGCCGTAGTTCTTGTCCGCCACGATCTCGAAGCCGGCGGGCCAGATGTCGCCGGACGCCCGGGCGGAACGTTCCACCACGACGAGCGCGTCCGGCGCCAGGCGCGTCGCCGCCAGCCGGGTCAGATCCTCCGACAGCGCGGCCGCGTCGACCGCGTACGGCGGGTCGGAGAACACGAGGTCGTATGTACGCTCGGGCGGCGAGGACAGATAGGCGGACACCGCGCGGGTGATCACCGTCGTCGAGCATGCGATCCCGCACGCTTTCACATTGGCCCCGATCACCGCGGCGGCCTTGCGGGCCGAATCGACGAAGGTCGCGCCGGCGGCACCGCGCGACACCGCCTCGATCCCGAGGGCGCCGGAACCGGCGTAGAGATCGAGGACCCAGAGACCGTCGAGATCGAACCGGGCGTCGAGCATGTTGAAGACCGACTCGCGGACACGGTCAGAAGTGGGACGAGTTCCCTCGTCCGGAACACGGAGCCGCCTACCCCGCAGCTCGCCCGCGATGATCCTCGTCATGCGGCCATTCTGCTCCCCCGTGAGCCCACGAATCGACGTCCGGGTAACACTCTTGTGACCCACTTCACATTGCATGCCTGAGCAGGTAGAAGGTAGTGGATCGATGGGGCAATTTCGGCTGGTGGGTGACTTCCCCGATACCCGTTGTTAACGTCGAGAGCGTTATGAGCCCTTCACAAACAAGAAGTGCCCCAACAACTGTCCTCACCGTCGACTATCGGATGCCTACTGTCGCCGACGGCACTCGCTTCTGGGAAATCGCCTCGGACTCAAAGGTTCTCGACGTCAACTCGTCGTACTCCTATGTGCTGTGGTGCCACGACTTCGCCCAGACCTCGATCGTCGCCGAATTCGACGGCCGGGCAGTCGGTTTCGTCACCGGCTACCGCCGTCAGAACGACCCCTCGACCCTCATGGTCTGGCAGGTCGCCGTCGACGACTCGATGCGCGGCCACGGCATCGCCGGGTCGATGCTGCATCACCTCTTCGATCGCGTGAACCGTCACGGGATGGTGGCGATGCACACCACGATCAGCCCCGACAACATTCCGTCGCAACGGCTGTTCG harbors:
- the rsmD gene encoding 16S rRNA (guanine(966)-N(2))-methyltransferase RsmD: MTRIIAGELRGRRLRVPDEGTRPTSDRVRESVFNMLDARFDLDGLWVLDLYAGSGALGIEAVSRGAAGATFVDSARKAAAVIGANVKACGIACSTTVITRAVSAYLSSPPERTYDLVFSDPPYAVDAAALSEDLTRLAATRLAPDALVVVERSARASGDIWPAGFEIVADKNYGDTRVEVGEFTGA
- the coaD gene encoding pantetheine-phosphate adenylyltransferase gives rise to the protein MTTAVCPGSFDPFTLGHRYVVERAAACFDEVVITVVVNPNKRGMFSVDERIALIEEDCADLPGVRVDRWEGLLVEYLKQESIHTIVKGLRSAVDFDYEVPMAQMNRALADVETVFLLTDPRFAHVSSSLVKEVAKLGGDVTPFLSAHVHKSLNAKLTGERSV
- the ectA gene encoding diaminobutyrate acetyltransferase: MSPSQTRSAPTTVLTVDYRMPTVADGTRFWEIASDSKVLDVNSSYSYVLWCHDFAQTSIVAEFDGRAVGFVTGYRRQNDPSTLMVWQVAVDDSMRGHGIAGSMLHHLFDRVNRHGMVAMHTTISPDNIPSQRLFESVAKARGLRFERRDLFAANAFPDSHEPEDLYMLEPEIPEP